One Malania oleifera isolate guangnan ecotype guangnan chromosome 9, ASM2987363v1, whole genome shotgun sequence DNA segment encodes these proteins:
- the LOC131164301 gene encoding putative F-box protein At1g23770, whose translation MAAAGDVDEEFIIPPERTFSLPYFMRKVFAVDEPNAGNDWNKVLIIAIHSIMLELGFVLSPLHSSSSAPVKGNKQIYNRFRLPHGWASVFPETCLHYTLPSMPFTFYSRSGFATVPTVVLKFQVIGKFVIVYGSPATNGSEEVYRLCLDASRFVPPINFTWASSGTADDSQKRRKEEEDKYVNTYPENEIYELRRIVKDKIGLPLKTILCEKRGLKAPTSFMALPYHLKPEILKSLSDADKAKVSCVCWELRRLVMEEKNGHDLVGTSSCPIGNRRASADEAGKGQRRPPGWTVCYSYSKFRCLIRIR comes from the coding sequence ATGGCGGCCGCCGGTGACGTCGATGAAGAATTTATTATTCCGCCGGAAAGAACGTTTTCCCTTCCTTACTTCATGAGAAAGGTTTTCGCGGTGGATGAACCCAACGCAGGCAATGACTGGAACAAAGTCTTAATCATAGCCATTCATTCCATCATGTTAGAGTTGGGATTCGTTCTTTCTCCgctgcattcttcttcttctgcacCCGTGAAGGGCAATAAGCAGATCTACAACCGGTTTCGCCTCCCCCATGGATGGGCTTCGGTTTTCCCAGAAACATGCCTACATTATACCCTTCCCTCGATGCCGTTCACGTTCTATTCCCGCTCCGGCTTCGCCACCGTACCCACTGTCGTTTTGAAGTTTCAGGTCATCGGGAAATTCGTCATCGTATACGGATCTCCGGCGACGAATGGATCGGAGGAGGTGTATAGGCTATGCCTGGACGCCAGCCGATTCGTGCCGCCCATCAATTTTACTTGGGCCAGTTCTGGGACCGCCGATGATTCCCAGAAgaggagaaaggaagaagaagataagTACGTGAATACTTACCCGGAGAACGAGATATACGAGTTGCGGAGGATTGTGAAGGATAAAATTGGATTGCCTCTGAAAACTATACTTTGCGAGAAGAGAGGATTGAAGGCTCCGACGAGTTTCATGGCACTGCCGTATCATCTTAAGCCGGAGATATTGAAGTCGCTCTCCGACGCCGACAAGGCGAAGGTGTCTTGTGTTTGTTGGGAACTGCGGCGACTGGTTATGGAGGAGAAAAATGGGCACGACCTGGTTGGGACGAGCAGTTGCCCAATTGGGAACAGAAGGGCCAGTGCTGATGAAGCCGGGAAAGGGCAGAGGCGACCGCCGGGGTGGACTGTTTGTTATTCCTATTCCAAATTCCGATGCCTAATTAGAATTAGATGA